GGTGACCGGTTAGCTGCAATATTCCAACCCAAGCAGAACACGACACTTGCTCTGAAACTGCCATGAAACCGCATTGCATATGAAAAAGCCCTGAAATCAAATTTCAGGGCTTTAATTCTTTTAGGAAAGTGAACCTGAATTAATCCAGATCCTCCATCGAAGCAGGTGCATTCCCAAAGGCACGGTGTGCAAGCGTTGCTTCCATGAACTTATCCAGATCTCCATCCAGAACGTCCTGAGGTGCAGTACTTTCAATGCCAGTCCGCAAGTCTTTCACCAACTGGTAAGGCTGCAGAACGTAGGAGCGGATCTGGTGTCCCCAACCGATATCGGATTTGGACGCAGCATCCTTGCTGGCCAGCTCTTCGCGGCGCTGCAATTCAGCTTCATACATGCGCGCCCGAAGCATATCCCAGGCAGTTGCACGGTTTTTATGCTGAGAACGTTCATTCTGACACTGAACCACAATACCTGTCGGCTTATGGGTGATACGAACAGCGGAGTCAGTGGTATTCACGTGCTGACCACCAGCGCCTGATGCGCGGTAAGTATCAATACGGCAATCACTCTCGTTAATCTCAATATTGATACTGTCATCAATAGCGGGATACACCCAAATAGATGCAAACGAGGTGTGTCGGCGGGCATTGGAATCATATGGCGAGATACGAACGAGACGGTGAACACCGGCTTCCGTTTTCATCCAACCATAAGCGTTTTCACCCTTGATCAGCAAAGTAGCAGACTTGATGCCAGCTTCTTCACCATCATTGTATTCCATCAGCTCAACTTTGTAGCCATGCTGTTCGCCCCAACGGCGATACATGCGCAGCAACATGCTGGCCCAGTCCTGACTTTCTGTACCACCTGCACCGGAGTTGATCTCGATATAAGTGTCGTTGCCATCGGCCTCGCCAGAAAGAAGCGATTGAAGCTGCAGTTTATTGACCTGCTTAAGCATGACTCTTAGAGCGTTCTCAGCTTCCTCAACGACAGAGCGATCATCCTCCATCTCGCCCATTTCAATCAATTCTTGATTGTCGACGGAATCCTGCTCAAGTTTTCGAACACCAGAAATACTGTCATCCAGTTGCTGACGTTCACGCATTAGCTTCTGCGCATTCGACGGATCATTCCAAAGGTTAGGGTCCTCGGAAAGAGCGTTGAGTTCATCTAAACGGACAAGTGCAGTGTCCCAGTCAAAGATGCCTCCTCAGCAGGCTTATAGCCTGCTTGATTTCGTCGACGATGGCCTCCATTTCGGCGCGCATCGGGTACCTCACTTTTTTGAAAATAAGTTTGCAGTCAATACTGCAGTGCTGGGATGCGAACATAATCGCACCTTTGAGTTTCCGCAATCTGTGAAGCTACAGAAACTGTGGGCTGGTTATGTGAGAAACATAACCAGCCCATTCAATTGTTTAATAAAGGCCACCCGTACCAGACATAACCGCTCGCCCGGCTTCCGGGGAGATGTCCTGACGAACACCAATCTCATCCTGGAAGCCAATGATCGAGTAACTGTCTGGCGGAGATGTCCCAGGTTTGAACGCCTCCAGGATTGTGCCTGGAGCTCCTGCACTGGCCCGCAACCCAGTACGGCGGTTGATAGAGAGCAGATTCAAACCATTGGGAACGCGAAACTCCAATGGAGGATCATCTTTCAAAGCATCCTTCATGAACGCTGTAAAGATCGGCGCAGCGACCTGACCGCCCGTTGCACCGCGACCCATTTTGCGTGGCGTATCATAACCCACGAACACACCAACCGTAAGTTCAGGAGTAAAGCCAACAAACCATGCATCACGCTCATCATTTGTTGTGCCGGTTTTACCTGCAACAGGACGTCCAACCGCTTTTACACTGGTTGCCGTACCACGTTGCACCACTCCCTCCATCATAGAGGTGATTTGGTAAGCAGTCATAGGGTCCAGAACCTGCTCACGTGTATCAATCAAAACCGGTTCTGGCTGAGAGCCCCACTGATTTTCACTACAGGTGTTACAAACAAGCTGGTCGTTCTGATAAATAGTTTCGCCATAGCGGTTTTGAATGCGGTCAATCAATGTTGGTGTCACTCGGCGCCCGCCATTAGCCATCATGGAATAAGCCGTTGTCATCCGCATAACAGTCGTTTCCCCGGCACCAAGAGCCATGGAAAGAACCGGCATCATATTATCATCGATACCAAAGCTACGCGCATATTCAGCAACAAGGTCCATACCCATATCATCCGCAAGGCGAACCGTCATCACGTTACGAGACAGCTCAATACCTGTGCGAAGGGTTGATGGGCCGTAGTATTTGCCGCCATAGTTTTGCGGTCTCCATACACCTTGCCCGCCAGCTTGCTCAAGCTCAAATGGCGCATCAAGAACAACCGAGGAAGGTGTATAACCGTTATCCAAAGCCGCCGCATATACAAATGGTTTAAACACAGATCCTGGCTGACGCCATGCTTGCGTTGCCCGGTTAAACTGGCTCTCGGCGTAACTGAACCCGCCGATCAACGCGAGAACGCGACCAGTATTGGGATCCATAGCAACAAGCGCACCAGACACTTCCGGTACCTGCCGAAGCTCATATTTACCGCTTTTCAGTCGCTGTACATAAACAACATCACCAGAATTCAATATTTCCTGAACATTACGCGGCGAACGTCCATTGACCCGCGCCCATTTCATGTCGCTCAGGCTTAGGTCAGCACGTACGCGTTCAGTTGAAAGTTTGCGGTTTGCAAGACGTTCTGGACGAAGGCCAACAACAGCTTTTTGATTGCTGACAGAAAGCACAACCGCGCTCTTCCACTCAGGCACATCATTCAGGGTTTTCACCTTGTAGAGGGCTGGCCCCCAGTCGCTAGATGTAATCTCAACCTTGCCAATCGGGCCCCGCCATTTGCCGCGTTTGCGATCAAAATTAATCAACCCGTCCATCAACGCCTTACGAGCTTTCTTTTGCATGGCAGGGTCAAGGGACGTTCGAACGGAAAACCCGTCTTCATAAAGCTTCTCTTCACCGTACTGAGCTGCAAGCTTGCGGCGTACCGCCTCAGAGAAATACTCGGCGCCTTTAACAAGGTTTCCAGTAGGGCGAAGCTTAACGTTAAGTGGTTTGGCTTTCGCTTCAATGCCTTCTTGAACGGATGCGTAACCATTCTCAACCATACGGTCGATAACCCAGTTACGGCGTTCAATCGCCCGATCCCGGTAACGATAAGGATGATAGTTAGACGGGCCTTTAGGTACGGCAGCAAGATAAGCGATTTCCTCAAGTGCCAACTCATGAACTGATTTATCAAAGAGGATCAAAGAGGCTGCGCCAACACCATAAGCACCAACACCCAGATAAATCTCGTTAAGATAAAGCTCAAGAATTTCATCCTTGGTAAATGCCTGTTCGATACGAAGAGAAAGGAGAGCCTCCTTGATCTTACGCTCGTATTTCTGCTCACCCGTCAAAAGGAAGTTTTTTGCCACCTGCTGTGTAATGGTAGACGCACCAACAAGTCGGCGTCCGGTTCCACTGTTGCGCAGGTTCGTAACAAGCGCACGCCCAATACCCCAGGGATCAATGCCCATGTGGTCGTAGAAGTTTTTATCTTCGGCCGAAATGAAGGCTTGCTTCAGGCGATCCGGAATTGCTTGAATAGGGATAAACAAACGACGCTCGCGCGCAAACTCATACATGAGATTTCCGTCAGCAGCGTGCACACGAGTCATGACAGGCGGCTCGTAATTTTTCAGCGCAGTATAATCTGGCAAATCCTTGGTTATATCATTGAGATAAATCCACAGACCTGCGGCTGCAATCAGCCCCAAACCAACTGAAATCCCAAAGAGATATCCAATGAACTTCAAAAATAATCTCATATTCGGGCTCGTCTACTTTCCCGCTAAGAATGATCAGGTTGCAATATCAGCAAACTAAAACTGATATCAAACGCAGTTCCTGCTGTATTTCCCTTTTTAGGTCAAGTGGTCTTGCCCTTAAGAAGTACAGCAACTCCCAATCTAAACTTCACCTGTTACTGTTTGGCACCCAATCGCTTTTCATTATGGCAAAGCTGAGGCAAGGATTAGTCCTTATCAAGCGCCAGCTGTGACACATACGTACTTTCCGCAAAGCATTCAAAAACGATTCCACCAAACGGTTATTGCCGTGCAATTTTCGCCCGAAAGAAACTGTTCGTCGATTGAACAATCGCATCCGACACACGCTCCCGCCATTCATCAGAGCCTAACATTTTCTCATCCAGATTATTGGAAAGAAATCCAAGCTCGATCAACACCGAAGGAACATCGTGACTTTTAAGCACTTGAAATCCCGCTGAGCGAAGGGGATTTTTGATGACTGTTGTGGCGCTTTTAAGTTCTTCAACAACCAGCCGCGCAAAATGTATCGAAAAGTTCTTTGTTTCGCGGCGGGTTAGTTCTACCAAAATATCCGTAACTTCCTCTGGTTCATCAGAAAAATCGACACCACCAATCACATCAGAGTAGTTCTCGCGCTTCGCCAGAGCAGCAGCCATACGATCCGAGGCACGCTCAGAAAGTGTGTAAATTGAGGCGCCTCGAGTGGTTTCAGCACCCGCTGTAATCGAATCGGCATGAATGGAAATGAACAGATCAGCTCCATTCTCCCGGGCGAGTGTGGTCCTATTTCCCAAAGAGATAAAACGATCTTCTTCTCGGGTAAGATAGACCTGATAGTAACCAAGTTTTTCCAGTTTCCGTTTTAAAAACTGCCCAAAATTGAGGACGATGGCCTTCTCCAAAGTGCCATTGCTGCCAACAGCACCAGAATCGACACCACCATGTCCTGGGTCAATCACAATCACAGGCAAGTTGCTCTTGGCCGCTTTAACTTCCGGCTTCACATCCGTCTTGGATGACACAGAAGCCGTAGCTCCAACAGGAACAGAATGCGTTACGGTTTTCCCAATAGCTGCATCGAATGCACCCTCTGACGATTCTATGAGGTCAATCACCAATCGGGTGGGCTGGTCTTGAACGCCCGGCAACAGGAAAGTCTTGTCCAGCGCCACTGCGGAGTTGAGATCCAGAACCACCCGGGATCGCCCTTTGGAGATCGCTCCATAACGCCAAGACCGAACCAGACCTCGCCCCTTCGGCAAAAATCCATCAGGGAACTCAAAAGCAACGGATGGTAAGTCGATGACCAGCCTGTAGGGATGAGAAAGAAACGACAGGTTGTAACCCACCTCACCGTTCATATCCAAAATGAAGCGCGTCCTCGCCAGATCTCCGGCCACCCGTGCGTCAGACACCACAGAAACGGCCTGTTGCGCACGAGCAGCATTCGATGCAAGCGCAAACATGGAGAATGAAAACGCAATCCAGCAAACGCTGAGAACCCAGAACCGGAAAACAAGACTGACACGACCCAATTCTTCACTCCTCAGCACAAATTTTGTCAATTTAGTTTAAATCAAGTTGAACGATTAAATGACGATTAAACGAAAGTCACCCCGCCAAACCTATCATTAAGCACTGATTAACAACTGCAGCTTTGGTATGAACACTTCGTCAGATGGATTTTCCCAGCCTTGCCAAGTGTCTCGTTGGATCGTAAAAGGTTTATATGGACTTCGATTTGGAATTGTACTTCTAAGTGGCGAGCCATATTTTTTGAGGCTGTTTTCCTGAGATTTTCACAGTTTTTGAACTGCTCGGAACGCTTCAAATACGAATATGTGCTTTCTCTACCGTTTCCGGTTTGTTGATGTGGATGCGGTATAAACCAATTAGAATTGCATTCTGTTCGAGAACCAAGACAGAGTTTTGCCGTAACATTTGTGTTTACGGCGGGTTGTGAACAGATTTTCTGTTGCTTTGGATAAACATTTTATCCCCGAAATACCGGAGAGATAAAACAGTCTGGCGCAGGTACTGAAGTTTACAAAGGAAGCCTTGTGAGCAAGAGTTTCCAGTTTGAAAGCATACCGCCTCACGGCGGCCAAGAGAGATCATTAAAGGCGAACGGTTTGTCAAAGCTACGCGCAAATACAAATGAACACTTAGTAAGAAGCGGTGCGCCGACGTGTCTGTCGGCCCCTTCTTATCGTGTTCATGCGCGTCACCGCCTCGTTTTTTCTACCAACAACATACACAACAAGTCGACCAACCTGACGATGTTTACATCTCAGCGCCACTCGCGCCGTCTTCAGGGTTTGGTCCTAAGGAAATCACTAGATGGCAAACAAGATGCTGATAGATGCGACCCACCCGGAGGAAACCCGGGTTACGGTCGTGCGTGGGAATCGGGTTGAGGAATTTGATTTTGAGGCAGCTAACAGAAAACAGCTGCGCGGAAACATTTACTTGGCGAAAGTCACAAGAGTAGAACCATCCCTTCAGGCGGCATTCGTCGAATACGGCGGCAACCGACACGGGTTCCTCGCATTCAGCGAAATCCACCCAGACTATTATCAGCTTCCGAAAGAAGATCGCGAAGCACTTGAAGCTCAGCTTGCTGCTGAAGCCGCTTCAAACCAACGTGAGCGTGACCGCAGAGAACGAGAAGAAGCAAAACGCGAAGCTGCGATTCAAAAAGCTGCTGCAGCAAAAGCTGCGGAAGCTTCTGAGGACGTTGTTGCTGAGCTCATTGAGGCAGAAACAAGCGCACTTGAGGCTGAGCACGAAGCTGAAGCACTTGCCAATATGGACGCTCCGTTCCAGGACGACAGCGTCGAAGATATTCAGGAAGACGCTTCAGATGAAGCTACTCCTGCAAAAACTACGGCTGTTAAAACTGTGGCTCCTGCTGTGAAAGCAGAAGCAGTTGCAAACACAGAAGAACCTGACCAGTTTGAAAGCGTGGGAAATGAAGACGCACAGGAAGAACTTCCTGAGCGCCCTCGTCGTCTGCGTGACAACTACAAAATTCAGGAAGTCATTAAACGCCGTCAGCTTCTGCTGGTTCAGGTTGTAAAAGAAGAGCGCGGAAACAAAGGCGCTGCTCTGACCACCTACCTGTCTCTCGCGGGCCGTTATTCTGTTTTGATGCCAAACACAGATCGTGGCGGCGGGATCTCCCGTAAAATCACAAAACCGACTGACCGTAAGCGTCTGAAGCAAGTTGCTGGTGACCTGGATGTGCCGAACGGCATGGGCGTTATCCTGCGCACCGCAGGCGCAAGCAGAACCAAAGCCGAGATCAAGCGTGATTTCGAATACCTTCTGCGCCTTTGGGAAAACGTCAGAGAGCTTACCCTTGATTCTGCAGCCCCTACCCTCGTTTACGAGGAAGGCAGCCTGATCAAACGCTCTATCCGCGATCTGTACAACAAAGACATCGACCAGGTGATGGTTGCTGGCGAAGAAGGCTACCGTGAAGCAAAAGACTTCATGCGTATGCTGATGCCTAGCCATTCCAAGAATGTACAGCCGTACCGCGAAGCCACACCGATCTTTACTCGTTTTGGCGTCGAAGCCCAATTGGATGCAATGTTCTCACCGCAAGTAACTCTAAAATCTGGCGGGTACATTGTCATCAACCAGACCGAAGCTCTGGTCGCGATTGATGTTAACTCCGGTAAAGCAACCCGCGAACAGAACATTGAAGACACCGCTCAGGCCACAAACCTTGAAGCTGCGGAAGAGATCGCTCGCCAACTCCGTCTTCGTGATCTGGCTGGTCTTGTCGTTATCGATTTCATCGATATGGAAGAGAACCGCAACAACCGCGCAGTTGAACGCCGTCTGAAGGAATGCCTCAAGTCTGATCGCGCACGCATTCAGGTTGGTCGCATCTCCCATTTCGGTCTTCTGGAAATGTCTCGTCAGCGTATTCGTACCGGCGTTCTGGAAAGCTCATCCGTTGTATGTCCACACTGTCACGGTTCAGGGATCGTTCGTTCTGTTGAATCAGTTGCGCTACACATCCTCCGCTCATTGGAAGATCAGCTGCTGCGCGGCTCCTCACACAATTTGAGCTTGAACACGCCGAATGAAGTGGCGATGTACATTTTGAACCAGAAACGTCATCATCTGATGGATCTGGAACGGCGCTTTGGTCTAGAGATCACCATCCTTGGTGATGACACCGTGACCGACCTGCACTTTACGCTTGAGCGTGGCGAGCTTGCGACACCAAGCGAACGCACCCAGCCACTATCTGCAACAGTCCAGCCTGATACGATCTACCCTGCTGAAGAGGAAGAAGAAGACGAGATCGAAGAAGTAGAAGACGAGATCGTTGAAAACCAAGCCGAAATTGTAGAGATTGTAGAAGACAAAAAATCAGAAGACGAAGATGATGAGGACGGGAATGACCGTCGCCGTCGCCGTCGTCGTCGTCGTCGCCGGACCAGCAACGACCGCAATGAGACTGAACAGAAAGACGAGCCAGAAGCGACTGAAGAACAGCCAGCTACAGAAGAAGCTGCCTCTGAAGAAACCGTTGCTGAAGGTCCAACTGCAGAAGAGCTGGAAGACGAAGAAGATCGTCGTCGCAAGCGCCGTCGTGGCCGTCGCGGTGGTCGTCGCTCGCGTCGCAGAAATCCTGATGAAGAGAATGCAGAGGGTTCAGACGAATCTGAAGACAATGCAGACGATCAGGAAGCTGAAACGCCAAAAGCTGCTGCTGCGGAGGAAACTCCTGCTGAAGTGACGAAGGCAGAAGCACCTGCTCCAGTTACTCCAAGTGAAACACCTGTAGCAGTTGTTGAGCCTGCACCAGAAAAAACTGCGGCTCCCGCTCCTGAGGTTCAAGTTGAAAAAGCACCTGTAAAAGCTACTCAGCCTGAGAAAAAACAGGAAGAAGCTCCAGCAAAACCTGCTGTAGAAAGCAAGCCGGTTGCTCCGATCGAAGCACCGAAGCCAACCGCTGAACCTGTGAAAGTATCGGCTCCAGAGCCTGTTGCCGAACCTGTAAAAGCTGCCGCTCCAGAACCAAAGAAAGAAGCGCCTGCAACTGTTCAGGATGATGCTGAAGTCATTACTCAAAAAGCTCCAGCCAACCCAGAGACATCAACCAAGCCAGTTGTTACATCACACAAAGTGGTGAAGGGTGAAACTGTTGCGGTCAAAGGTGAAGAAGAATCTCCGCGCCGCACCGGTTGGTGGCAGCGTCGTTCTTTCTTCTAAGACAAGCTGTTTAGAACAATAAAAAGGCCCGCTCATATGAGCGGGCCTTTTTCGTTTCATGACGAACTACTTCAACCAGTGTTTCAAGCGATCAACAGCAAGTTTGACAACATCTTCCTGCCCTGCAAAAGAAAATCGAATAAATTGATGCCCGCGCGTCAGATCAAAATCCGCACCCGGTGTCGCGGCAATGTGTATTTCGGCAAGCATCCGTTGACAAAACTCCATCGAGTCATTGGTCAACTTGGTGACACCAGCGTACACATAAAACGCCCCATCAACCGGCAGCACATCAAAACCAAGTTGCGGAAGGTGCTCCAACAAGATCTCGCGATTGGCCGCATATCCCGCCTTTATCCGCTCGTAATCCTCTGAGGCATCAAAAGCCGCTGCCGCAGTCACTTGCGCCAGCTCAGGCGGCGAGATGTAAAGACTTTGCGCAATCCGCTCAACGGGCCGAACCAGCACCTCGGGTAAAACCATCCAGCCAATACGCCAGCCCGTCATGCAGTAGTACTTGGAGAAGCTATTGACGATAATTGCCTTGTCTGTAAATCGGAGCGCAGTCTCCTCCTCCATATCATAGGCAAGCCCATGATAAATCTCGTCTGAGATAAACCAGAGATCCAGTACGTCACACGCTACAACCAGCTCCTTCAATGCCTGCGGCGACATCATTGTCCCTGTAGGGTTGGCAGGGCTGGCCACCAACACACCCTTCAACGGCTTCTCCCGATGCGCTTTTTCCAGTAACTCCGGCGTCAATGACCAGCGCGTCTCAGGTCCAACCTCAATCTCCACACACTCCAGTCCCAACACCTCAATAATATTGCGATAAGCTGGATATCCGGGAGATGTAATTGCAATCCGATCACCAGGATCGAATCCCGCTAGAAAAGCCAGATTAAATCCAGCTGACGAGCCTGTAGTTGCAAAGATTCGCTCAACAGGAACCTCTAGTCCGAAATTTCGCTGATAGTACCGCGAAATACTCTGCTTTAGCTTAGGAATGCCTTGAGCTTCTGTGTAACCCAATCGCCCTGAAGATAAGTGTTCGTGAGCGACGCGCAATACAGAGTCAGGGATTGGAGCCCCAGGTTGTCCAACTTCCATATGTAAGACGTGCTCACCCGACTGCTCCAATTTATTTGCAGCATTCAACACTTCCATAGCTTGAAAAGGCAGGACCTCACTACGTTTTGATCCAGTTAATATTGACAATCATACCCCCTATTATTTCTTCTTCTGTGCGTCTGTGCTTTACTTTTTTGGGCAATCCTAGCAAATTTGCCTAATAACTGCCTAGGTTGGGTGGTTAAGGCTTATTTGAAAGTCTATGTAGTACTTTAAGTGCGAACCGCTCTGCGCCTGCCAAGCCAATCAAGGGGACTTGACGTGCAAATTAGAAACTGTGCTATGAACCGTGTGTTTCTTCCAATCAAAACACAAGCGAAAACAATCGCGCGCCACTTTCTTGTAACTGCGACCGCACTTTCACTTATTGTACCTAGCGCGGCTATCACGCCAGCTCAAGCTCAACAAAAGAAAGGCCTCCCGCTCGTTCGCGATGCAGAGGCCGAAGATTTGATGCGTGAGTACGCTAAACCAATTTTTCGGGCCGCCGGTCTTCCAGCCGGCCAAGTCGAAATTATCCTCGTCAATGACAAGAGCTTCAATGCGTTTGTTCCAGACAGCCGGAGGATGTTCATCAACCTCGGTGTGATCATGCAAGCGAAAACACCGAGCGAAGTCATCGGCGTTATCGCGCACGAAACCGGTCACATTGCCGGTAATCACCTTGTGCGTATGCGCCAGGCTGCAGCCAACGCACAGATCATGTCGGTCATTGGTATGATTATCGGCGCAGGCGCAATGGCAGCTGGCGCTTCAACGGGCAACAGCTCAATCGCACGTGGCGGCGCAGCTGCTGCCATGGGTGGCGGGGCCCTGGGCCAACGCAGCTTCCTGTCCTATAGGCGCTCAGAAGAATCAGCGGCTGACCAAGCTGCCCTGCGCTATCTTAACCGCGTTGGTGTGACTGCCAAAGGTATGCTGACAACCTTTGAGCGCATGGCCGATCAAGCCCTCTTCTCCGCTCGTTATGTCGACCCCTACGCCCTAAGCCACCCAATGCCTCGCGCGCGTTTTAACGCTTTGCAGACCAAGGCTCAAAAGGGTAAGTACTTCGACAAGGCCGATTCAAAACAGCTGCAACTGAAGCATGACATGGTCAAAGCAAAGCTTTTAGCCTTCACCAGTCATAAGAACACAGTTTATCGCGCCTACCCGGAAAAAGACAAAAGCCTGCCAGCGCAGTATGCCCGCGCAATTGCAAGCATGCGCTCCGAAAGACCGGCAAAGGCTGTCAAAAAAATTGACGCATTGATCGCCAAGATTCCAAATTATCCGTATTTTTATGAAATCAAGGGCCAGGCATTGCTTGAAGGTGGCAAACCAAAATCGTCTATTGCTCCCTTCCGGAAAGCTCTTTCCCTCTACCCCGGCAACCCGCAGTTTGAAATATGGCTTGGGTTCGCCATGGTTGCATCAAACGACAAAAAACATCTAAAGGAAGCCAAAAAGATCCTTAGCAGCGCCCTGCGAAAAGACAAATATTCCATGACTGGATATTCGCAACTCGCCATTGCAAATGCGCGCTTGGGAGATATTGCAGGAGCAGATTTGGCGACCGCTCAAAGTCATATGGCACGTGGAGATACCCGCAATGCACAACGCTATGCGAAGCGTGCTCAAAAAAAGTTGAAGGTTGGCTCGCCTGCTTGGCAACAAGCTGATGATATACTGTCAGTCAAAGTGTTCCAGGGAGCACGTCGTTAAAGCGAAAAGATCGAGCCAAAATACCAATAAAGCCCAAACAGGGCCACAGGAGACGTCATGATTAAGTTTATTCGCCGTGCTGCTATTACATGCGCAGCGACACTGGCCCTGCTGCCAGCAACATTTTCGGCGCAGGCAGAAACGGTGAACCGTGCTGAAGTCGAAACAATCATCAAGGAATATTTGGTTGCGAACCCGGAAATCGTTTTGGAAGCTCTTCAGGAGTTGGATAAACGCCGTGTTGCAGATGAGGAAACCGCACGTAAGTCCTCAATTTCAGGTCTCTCTGATGAAATCTACAACAGCGAAAACCAAGTCGTTCTGGGCAACCCGGATGGCGACGTCACTCTGGTTGAACTGTTTGACTATAACTGTGGGTACTGCAAACGCGCTCTTTCCGACCTTATCCGTTTGATTGACGAAGACAAAAACCTCCGTGTGGTTCTGAAAGAATTCCCTGTTCTTGGCAAACCATCTCAGGAAGCTGCACGCGTCGCCATCGCTGTTGCAGAAGTTGCTCCTGAGAAATACGAGGACTTCCACCTTGCTATGCTCGGCCAACCAGGTCGCGCTAATCTGGCCAGTAGCCTGAAAGTAGCAAAAGATCTTGGCATCTCTGATGCTGATCTGGAAAAATCCATGAAGTCAGATCGCGCGGCAGTTACTTTCCAGGAAGTTTTCTCTATTGCTGAACAGCTTGGCATCACTGGCACACCTTCATACATCCTGGGCGATGAAGTGATTGTAGGTGCAGTTGGATACGACACATTAAAGGAAAAAATTGCAGCTGAGCGCGAATAACATAGCTGCAATACAGCAATTCAACGCATTTTGGGTTGCTTTACCCTTAAGAACTTAAATCAGAGCGGACAAAGGCCTTTTCCTTAGTCCGCTCTGATCATATAAGAAGACCAGTTGATGTTTATCTGGCTGATTTTACTTTACCATTACGTCAAGTGAACAGCGCCCATTGCACTGAGAATTTGAGTTCGAATTGGGTACGTATACGCAATTTCATTTGCGTACTTTTGAGTAAATCAGAGGGAACGTTGCCCTTTTGCGCGGATAAACACGATATTGCCTTATGCGCAGCTTAGGCACAGCGGATGCATACTTTTTGAAAGTCCGCATCTCGCAAATAGAGAATTAATGGCTATCTGAGCAGGACATAGTTGACTGCTTACATAGTTCATTCAGTCAGAAGATCCTGAGTTTGCTCTGAGCAAAAGGATTTTCGCAGATAATTGACGGCCAACCTTGCTGCAAAATCGCGTTGGGGGCCAAACCGAAAGCACCTGATTGAAATCAGGGCATTTCGAACTGGACGATGAAAACGATGACGAAAGAAACTAAGTTTGATCAGGAACTGATCCGTCAGCTCGCAACTTTGCTGGACGAAACAAACCTGACCGAAATCGAAGTGGAACACAAAGACCTCCGCGTTCGTGTCGCTCGTCAGATGACATTCAGCGCAGCAGCACCGGCTCCAGTTGCCGCTCCTGTACCGGCTGCTCCTGTAGAAATTGCGGTCTCTGCTGACCCTGCGTCTCATCCAGGTGCTGTGACCTCCCCGATGGTTGGTACCGCTTACCTTGCTGCTGAACCTGGCGCTGCAAACTTTATTGAAATTGGCAAGTCCATCAAAAAGGGTGACACGATCCTGATTGTGGAAGCTATGAAAACAATGAACCAGATCCCTGCACCAAAATCTGGTACAGTTTCTGCCATTCTGGTTGACGATGGTCAGCCGGTTGAATTTGGTGAACCACTCATCATCATCGAATGACAGGCGAAATCCCTATGTTCTCAAAGATCCTCATCGCAAACCGCGGCGAGATCGCACTCCGCATCCTTCGGGCCTGTAAAGAGCTTGGCATTCGCACTGTAGCGGTCCACTCTACTGCCGACGAAGATGCAATGCATGTGCGTCTTGCTGACGAAAGTGTTTGTATCGGTCCCCCTGTTGCGCGTGA
The window above is part of the Pseudovibrio sp. Tun.PSC04-5.I4 genome. Proteins encoded here:
- the prfB gene encoding peptide chain release factor 2 (programmed frameshift); translation: MRAEMEAIVDEIKQAISLLRRHLDWDTALVRLDELNALSEDPNLWNDPSNAQKLMRERQQLDDSISGVRKLEQDSVDNQELIEMGEMEDDRSVVEEAENALRVMLKQVNKLQLQSLLSGEADGNDTYIEINSGAGGTESQDWASMLLRMYRRWGEQHGYKVELMEYNDGEEAGIKSATLLIKGENAYGWMKTEAGVHRLVRISPYDSNARRHTSFASIWVYPAIDDSINIEINESDCRIDTYRASGAGGQHVNTTDSAVRITHKPTGIVVQCQNERSQHKNRATAWDMLRARMYEAELQRREELASKDAASKSDIGWGHQIRSYVLQPYQLVKDLRTGIESTAPQDVLDGDLDKFMEATLAHRAFGNAPASMEDLD
- a CDS encoding penicillin-binding protein 1A, with amino-acid sequence MRLFLKFIGYLFGISVGLGLIAAAGLWIYLNDITKDLPDYTALKNYEPPVMTRVHAADGNLMYEFARERRLFIPIQAIPDRLKQAFISAEDKNFYDHMGIDPWGIGRALVTNLRNSGTGRRLVGASTITQQVAKNFLLTGEQKYERKIKEALLSLRIEQAFTKDEILELYLNEIYLGVGAYGVGAASLILFDKSVHELALEEIAYLAAVPKGPSNYHPYRYRDRAIERRNWVIDRMVENGYASVQEGIEAKAKPLNVKLRPTGNLVKGAEYFSEAVRRKLAAQYGEEKLYEDGFSVRTSLDPAMQKKARKALMDGLINFDRKRGKWRGPIGKVEITSSDWGPALYKVKTLNDVPEWKSAVVLSVSNQKAVVGLRPERLANRKLSTERVRADLSLSDMKWARVNGRSPRNVQEILNSGDVVYVQRLKSGKYELRQVPEVSGALVAMDPNTGRVLALIGGFSYAESQFNRATQAWRQPGSVFKPFVYAAALDNGYTPSSVVLDAPFELEQAGGQGVWRPQNYGGKYYGPSTLRTGIELSRNVMTVRLADDMGMDLVAEYARSFGIDDNMMPVLSMALGAGETTVMRMTTAYSMMANGGRRVTPTLIDRIQNRYGETIYQNDQLVCNTCSENQWGSQPEPVLIDTREQVLDPMTAYQITSMMEGVVQRGTATSVKAVGRPVAGKTGTTNDERDAWFVGFTPELTVGVFVGYDTPRKMGRGATGGQVAAPIFTAFMKDALKDDPPLEFRVPNGLNLLSINRRTGLRASAGAPGTILEAFKPGTSPPDSYSIIGFQDEIGVRQDISPEAGRAVMSGTGGLY
- a CDS encoding N-acetylmuramoyl-L-alanine amidase, with amino-acid sequence MGRVSLVFRFWVLSVCWIAFSFSMFALASNAARAQQAVSVVSDARVAGDLARTRFILDMNGEVGYNLSFLSHPYRLVIDLPSVAFEFPDGFLPKGRGLVRSWRYGAISKGRSRVVLDLNSAVALDKTFLLPGVQDQPTRLVIDLIESSEGAFDAAIGKTVTHSVPVGATASVSSKTDVKPEVKAAKSNLPVIVIDPGHGGVDSGAVGSNGTLEKAIVLNFGQFLKRKLEKLGYYQVYLTREEDRFISLGNRTTLARENGADLFISIHADSITAGAETTRGASIYTLSERASDRMAAALAKRENYSDVIGGVDFSDEPEEVTDILVELTRRETKNFSIHFARLVVEELKSATTVIKNPLRSAGFQVLKSHDVPSVLIELGFLSNNLDEKMLGSDEWRERVSDAIVQSTNSFFRAKIARQ